From the Euphorbia lathyris chromosome 6, ddEupLath1.1, whole genome shotgun sequence genome, one window contains:
- the LOC136233952 gene encoding uncharacterized protein isoform X1, whose product MDSKDWEWLVNNVFYTAKFLEISVRNSQNRACQQSMHIHRCGSKPHREVIYEMGGKDGNPPDVREVFVKTRKIDENIVEPETRKKYDELKMTMESEPTLTNLQVVERCF is encoded by the exons ATGGATTCAAAAGATTGGGAATGGCTAGTAAATAACGTATTCTATACAGCAAAGTTTCTG GAGATAAGCGTAAGAAATTCTCAGAACAGGGCTTGTCAACAAAGTATGCATATCCATCGTTGTGGAAGCAAGCCTCATAGGGAAGTGATATATGAAATG GGAGGCAAAGACGGCAACCCTCCAGATGTAAGAGAAGTCTTTGTTAAAACTCGAAAGATTGATGAAAACATAGTTGAACcagaaacaagaaaaaaatat GATGAACTAAAGATGACAATGGAGTCAGAGCCAACTCTTACTAATTTACAAGTTGTGGAAAGGTGCTTCTGA
- the LOC136233951 gene encoding uncharacterized protein isoform X2, whose product MMCQNLKRKESGENAIKPTSYSQKVHPARQTGEQNRVLSAFQHSSVPHDKSTKDTPKGVTPRKENLKDVGLIVHFGDLQYHDKGFNEECCFLDILSICKKFVDIYFVGLRFADDDGRPVQNDLDVLNMFKNYSGSTVIHLYAKRDINSRGLIYKLPTSDIAPIPIVTNVKIMGELKVNQKVMVYGAISNGVETASIADFFITMNKNLDIENGLTPISSPSKEKELELPLQAVGQFVVAKLTLMTEDGKSGDPKYAISQTFVKSDIPKIVRKVRGCNKNKKICSLKQGEKLDICFCKSLFSITC is encoded by the exons ATGATGTGTCAAaatctaaaaagaaaagaaagcg gTGAAAATGCAATCAAGCCAACTTCCTACTCGCAAAAAGTTCATCCAGCCAGGCAAACTGGGGAACAAAATCGAGTATTGAGTGCTTTCCAACATTCAAGCGTACCTCATGATAAAAGTACTAAAGACACTCCGAAGGGTGTTACTCCAAGAAAAGAGAACCTTAAAG ATGTTGGTTTGATTGTGCATTTTGGTGATTTACAATACCACGATAAAGGTTTCAACGAAGAATGTTGTTTCCTGGACATTTTGAGCATATGCAAAAAATTTGTCGATATTTATTTTGTTGGCTTGAGATTTGCTGATGATGATGGAAGACCAGTACAAAATGATTTAGATGTCTTAAATATGTTCAAAAATTATTCGGGTTCTACAGTCATACATCTTTATGCCAAAAGAGACATAAACTCACGAGGTTTAATATACAAACTCCCAA CTTCTGATATTGCACCCATACCAATAGTGACAAATGTAAAGATAATGGGTGAGCTTAAGGTAAATCAGAAAGTGATGGTATATGGTGCTATTAGTAACGGGGTGGAGACTGCGAGTATTGCCGATTTTTTCATAACTATGAATAAAAACTTGGATATTGAGAATGGTCTTACACCTATCAGCTCACCTAGCAAAGAGAAG GAGCTTGAATTACCATTACAAGCTGTTGGTCAATTTGTTGTTGCCAAACTAACTCTCATGACAGAGGATGGAAAATCTGGTGATCCAAAGTATGCAATATCTCAAACATTTGTTAAGA GTGATATTCCAAAAATTGTGAGAAAAGTTAGAGGTTGTAATAAGAACAAAAAAATTTGTTCTCTCAAACAAGGAGAGAAACTTGACATATGTTtctgtaagtcgttgttttctatcacttgctga
- the LOC136233952 gene encoding uncharacterized protein isoform X2, translating to MDSKDWEWLVNNVFYTAKFLNRACQQSMHIHRCGSKPHREVIYEMGGKDGNPPDVREVFVKTRKIDENIVEPETRKKYDELKMTMESEPTLTNLQVVERCF from the exons ATGGATTCAAAAGATTGGGAATGGCTAGTAAATAACGTATTCTATACAGCAAAGTTTCTG AACAGGGCTTGTCAACAAAGTATGCATATCCATCGTTGTGGAAGCAAGCCTCATAGGGAAGTGATATATGAAATG GGAGGCAAAGACGGCAACCCTCCAGATGTAAGAGAAGTCTTTGTTAAAACTCGAAAGATTGATGAAAACATAGTTGAACcagaaacaagaaaaaaatat GATGAACTAAAGATGACAATGGAGTCAGAGCCAACTCTTACTAATTTACAAGTTGTGGAAAGGTGCTTCTGA
- the LOC136233951 gene encoding uncharacterized protein isoform X1 gives MMCQNLKRKESGENAIKPTSYSQKVHPARQTGEQNRVLSAFQHSSVPHDKSTKDTPKGVTPRKENLKDVGLIVHFGDLQYHDKGFNEECCFLDILSICKKFVDIYFVGLRFADDDGRPVQNDLDVLNMFKNYSGSTVIHLYAKRDINSRGLIYKLPSDNPNLASDIAPIPIVTNVKIMGELKVNQKVMVYGAISNGVETASIADFFITMNKNLDIENGLTPISSPSKEKELELPLQAVGQFVVAKLTLMTEDGKSGDPKYAISQTFVKSDIPKIVRKVRGCNKNKKICSLKQGEKLDICFCKSLFSITC, from the exons ATGATGTGTCAAaatctaaaaagaaaagaaagcg gTGAAAATGCAATCAAGCCAACTTCCTACTCGCAAAAAGTTCATCCAGCCAGGCAAACTGGGGAACAAAATCGAGTATTGAGTGCTTTCCAACATTCAAGCGTACCTCATGATAAAAGTACTAAAGACACTCCGAAGGGTGTTACTCCAAGAAAAGAGAACCTTAAAG ATGTTGGTTTGATTGTGCATTTTGGTGATTTACAATACCACGATAAAGGTTTCAACGAAGAATGTTGTTTCCTGGACATTTTGAGCATATGCAAAAAATTTGTCGATATTTATTTTGTTGGCTTGAGATTTGCTGATGATGATGGAAGACCAGTACAAAATGATTTAGATGTCTTAAATATGTTCAAAAATTATTCGGGTTCTACAGTCATACATCTTTATGCCAAAAGAGACATAAACTCACGAGGTTTAATATACAAACTCCCAAGTGACAATCCTAATCTAG CTTCTGATATTGCACCCATACCAATAGTGACAAATGTAAAGATAATGGGTGAGCTTAAGGTAAATCAGAAAGTGATGGTATATGGTGCTATTAGTAACGGGGTGGAGACTGCGAGTATTGCCGATTTTTTCATAACTATGAATAAAAACTTGGATATTGAGAATGGTCTTACACCTATCAGCTCACCTAGCAAAGAGAAG GAGCTTGAATTACCATTACAAGCTGTTGGTCAATTTGTTGTTGCCAAACTAACTCTCATGACAGAGGATGGAAAATCTGGTGATCCAAAGTATGCAATATCTCAAACATTTGTTAAGA GTGATATTCCAAAAATTGTGAGAAAAGTTAGAGGTTGTAATAAGAACAAAAAAATTTGTTCTCTCAAACAAGGAGAGAAACTTGACATATGTTtctgtaagtcgttgttttctatcacttgctga